In a genomic window of Colias croceus chromosome 20, ilColCroc2.1:
- the LOC123700789 gene encoding antichymotrypsin-2, translating to MKIFLLVFVLAIGLSEARWLRRGRSNQPQETSFIGEATNLISTALLQDNIDSENDVAFSPLGYSAILAILAEGASGETKEQIMTALHLPNDQKLIRTTYRYILQRLKYTNKFEQNKPELQNYFYVYKNYSINNDYKKILEEYYLTDVKSVERHTDYIPDDDDDDIYKTDTKVENENNKDIKATEPQKESNDDDEPHKINLTNVNYKPAKNIKEQIKLVKTEPATDNFDSEEETMVADEARNHIRKERKLTLEKDVSSSFAVSNVDRKDDYESCHSIMLIFNGMYFRGSWKKPFDTIEPGLFYKSSTEKKQIPMLKTRGKFLTGSLPELDSESLLIPYDGGRYALLILKPRSRDGLTRLVADLPSVTISDIKESLIEEELQVSLPSFYASTVTKSVPSLAKIGVSRIFGREAELTGMSDHGIFVRDLVQNVVVRVDNAPSASLFSASNTLESLKNLPLFEEKAPRLFAVEHPFIFYVIDTLDNLILITGKIADPRSVSSEEKSLGLA from the exons tATTTGTATTAGCCATTGGGCTAAGTGAAGCGCGTTGGCTGCGACGCGGCAGATCAAACCAGCCACAGGAAACCAGCTTCATTGGAGAGGCTACAAATCTGATATCGACTGCTCTTTTGCAG GACAACATCGACAGTGAAAATGACGTCGCATTTTCTCCACTTGGCTATTCGGCCATTCTAGCCATATTAGCAGAAGGTGCAAGCGGGGAAACTAAAGAACAAATAATGACAGCGCTTCATCTACCCAATGATCAAAAACTAATACGAACAACTTACAGATACATTCTGCAAAGATTAAAATACACTAATAAATTCGAACAAAACAAACCAGAGCTCCAGaactatttttatgtttacaaaaattattccaTCAATAatgattacaaaaaaatattagaggAATACTATCTGACTGATGTGAAATCTGTAGAAAGACACACAGATTACATTcccgatgatgatgatgatgacatcTATAAAACTGATACAAAagttgaaaatgaaaataataaggatattaaagCTACTGAACCTCAAAAAGAAAgcaatgatgatgatgaaccacataaaattaatttgacgaatgtaaattataaGCCTGCTAAAAACATAAAGGAACAGATAAAACTGGTGAAAACAGAACCAGCCACTGACAATTTTGATAGCGAAGAAGAAACAATGGTTGCAGATGAAGCTAGAAACCATATAAGAAAAGAGCGAAAGCTTACTTTGGAAAAGGATGTTTCTTCCAGCTTCGCAGTAAGTAACGTGGATAGAAAAGATGATTACGAAT CATGCCATTCAATAATGCTTATTTTTAATGGGATGTATTTCCGAGGCTCTTGGAAAAAACCTTTCGACACAATCGAGCCTGGTCTATTCTACAAATCTTCAACAGAAAAGAAACAAATCCCCATGTTGAAGACTCGTGGAAAGTTCCTGACAGGATCGTTACCAGAGCTTGACAGTGAATCATTACTTATACCGTATGAT ggTGGAAGATATGCTTTGTTAATATTGAAGCCAAGAAGCCGAGATGGTCTAACACGACTCGTCGCTGATTTGCCGTCAGTTACCATTTCAGACATCAAAGAAAGTCTTATTGAAGAAGAATTACAAGTATCATTACCGTCTTTCTACGCGTCTACCGTTACAAAATCTGTCCCTTCTCTGGCTAAG attgGTGTAAGCCGCATTTTCGGACGTGAAGCAGAATTAACAGGAATGTCTGATCATGGAATTTTCGTTCGGGATCTCGTGCAGAACGTTGTTGTCAGAGTTGATAATGCACCTTCGGCATCATTATTTAGCG CAAGCAACACATTGGAATCACTGAAGAACCTTCCACTGTTTGAAGAGAAAGCACCTCGTCTCTTCGCCGTGGAGCATCCATTCATTTTTTACGTCATTGACACTTTGGACAATCTTATATTGATAACTGGAAAAATCGCTGATCCTCGTTCAGTTTCTAGTGAAGAGAAAAGCCTTGGATTAGCTTAA